In Aedes albopictus strain Foshan chromosome 3, AalbF5, whole genome shotgun sequence, the genomic window TGCgattcttacaaaaatatatcctgagattatttttcttcttctccaagaaatccttcaggaagttATCCATGGATTCTTCACGAACTTCTCCAAAGGTTCCTCTAAGAGTGATGTTTTAAGAGTGATCCTTTagacattccttcaaggattcttccaagaatttgtcaagggattcttcagaaattctcccaggaatgccGCCTGGGTTTAGTTGTAAAAGCTAGCAGGTATTAACccaaaaagggataccttcatggcctcagtttcgtcacctcgctgagtgtgttccatcaaagacgagctctgaaaggcgcccttttagggttaagggtgcttgacccccccccccctgtctACGCCCTTGCTTTTTTGCCTTTCTATTATAATTCTGTTACTTAGGGGTTAAAATTCGGTCGACGGCCTACCTCTAGTAGTACAAGCCCGCAACAAACAgaagaaattattttatttatactCGCCCTCTCCATTTCAGCCACTTCCCAGCAAAACAGCATCATCGCGGCCCTAGACGAACTGATGGCCAACAGCTGCGTCAAGTTTGTGGCCCGTACCACCCAGACGGACTACGTCAGAGTGACGGGCGAGTACAGCGGTTGCTGGTCGTACCTAGGCCACGTCGGAGGGGCGCAACAGTTGAACCTGCAGCCGAACGGATGCATGAGCAAGGGTACCATCATGCACGAGTTCCTCCACGCGTTGGGTTTCGTACACATGCAGAGCTCCTCGGATCGGGACTTTTACGTGAAGATCAACTGGGGTGCCATCCAGGGCGGAAAGGAGTCCAACTTCTATCGGTACGACTCGACGGTCATCAACGATTTGGGCGTCCCGTACGACTATAACAGCGTGATGCACTACCGGGCGGATGCGTTTACTAGCAATGGGGACGCTACGATCATTCCTATTGAATCCGGGGTTACGATTGGGCAACGGGTCGGTCTGAGTTACAAGGACATCAAACGTTTGAACCTTTTGTATCCAACGTGCAATAATTGAGCGGTTGATTATCCGCATTAGTAGTGGTAAGGTAGAGTTAAGACAATTGTGAGCTGTTTCAATAAATATACAATTACGCTAATTAGGGTGGTGGGGCAGTGAGTTTGTTTCATTGATGGCTGTATGTATCCTTGGAACTTAgagtaatttctccaggtatctCGTCTGAAAAGGCTCTAATAATTCCTCCATAAAGAAACCTaaaaattcgtctagaaattcctccagggattcctgcaagaatctaaaaattgctccaggaaatcctacagaaaatcgtttattatttgttttcttgaaaatcctttagtattttgtgaatgaattccttcagaaatcccttcagaaattcagacatcccaggaattcctccaagaaaaagATTACTAATCTTGGATTTCATTAAAAGATCTTCTAGAATTCCCATCAGGAAGTCAACCAGTAGTCAGTTCGAGTAAGCCTTCAGAAAACCCTTCGTGAATTCATTCAGgactctctaaaggaatttcttcagaatcccaTCTAGAACTCCTCCTtgtaggattgctccaggaaaaccttgttggattccttcagaaatccttcgggaattgctttaagaaccccttcggagattcctccaggaaacccccaggagatccttcaagaatcattccagaaattctcccgggaattcttccagtaaacttttcagaagttcctctaggaatccctccaagaattcctccaggcattttttgcagaaattactctaggcattttttggaaatttctccaggaaacccccAGTGATATTTCCAGGAAGCCCTCCAGGAGTCCCGTTAGGAttcccttctggaattgctccaggaattcctttgggaatgctTCCATGAATCCCTTCTATAATTCATCCGAGtttcccttcgggaattcctccaggaatcgcttcgggtggaattcccgaatagattcctggaggaattccccaaagaaattcctggaggaatcccccaaagggattcctggaggaattgcctaaaggaattcctggagaaattccccaaacaaattcctggaggaattcccgaagggattcctgggagtttccaggaaaaattctcgaagaaatacctagagaaattcctagatgaatttctgcaggaatgcctggagaaattgctggagggattcctagagggacTTTTGCAAGAACTcccaatttctgaaggtattcctggagaggttcctgaagtaatgcttgaaggaaacccctgaggaataactgaagggattctttggagagtctcccggaagaattccttgaaggatttctggtggaattcctggagcgattccagcaggaattcctggaggcataactgaaaggattcctacaggaactcttggcggttttctgaagagattctcgaataaatacctagaggaattcccgaaaaaaaataatataagaattataaaagaaactcctgaagggatttctgaaggaattcctagaggaattcccgaagtgattcctgaaggaattcccgaagtgattcctggaggagttcccgaagagaatagaagggatttcttcaggaaactcccaggagttccttctggaatccctccaggaaatgttccaggagactctctaggaatccctccaattattcttcagggaattgggttgtttagtgaataaattaTTGCTATTTTctctagcctaatcgaaagagctcatttttctgagtataacgtgatgttATTGCTATtcgatacctttgttttgatggttaaataaacaaaacaaattgaacttccgtggatagaatgacagttcaatcgataaaatgacagttcaccccgaacGAAAAAATtaacccatacaaactttaaaggcattttaaaaatagttcccggtcaccaaaaattatgaaattttggattttgactattttttggacggagattccgattatgaaataatctgaatacccctaaagaattattattattattactttattatagagattttcagccctaggctggttcatctcttaggacctctaaagaacccaattccttcaagatttcctttaggaacccctccaagaatacctccagaaatccccttcaggaatccctccaggagtcctTCCAAAAGttactctaggaatcccttcaggaattactttaggaattcttctaggaatttctgcgggattttctccaggaactactccaaaaaatccttcaggaatctctctaggaattctcctggTATCTAAAAAACTTCAAGTATTAGAGCGCGGGTTGCTCTTTgcttggtatttgtaaggtattcccatcttcccgagaagattgtgaacaatcctcaaTACCCAAGAATGTAATTTTTTATCAGTCCTCTACTGATATATTTGGCAGATGATTATTTTGTTCCTGAAAATATTCCTTGATAATTACTTTGTGAATTTCTATGTTTTGCTTTTTATAATGGTTTgtcaattcctttcggaatttctttgaatttacgtttaggaatattttcggaaattccttcgtcattttctttgggaatttctgtggTTATTCCTTTTAATATTGATTTGACTATTTATTTCTTTGATTCCTTCagcatgtttgtttttttttttttttgaatttcctgcGGTAGTTCTATTGGAATTAAattagcaatttctttggaaatttgtactgaatttttttttcaactttttcttctgcaattcttttagcaattcctcctacagttcctttgcaaatttcttcggaaattttattGTGATTCCTTTTGTAATTGTTTATGATTTGTTTGTACGCATATTTATTGCTGTCGAAAATTGTCTCGGCAATttgtttttataaaactttttaaaaatttcttttttttttgaaatttctttagacgggcttcttctaaatttctttagacgggcttggtggtctagtggctaccgcttctgattcgtatgcagaaggtcatgggttcaatccctggcccgtcccttttcatcctactttgtatctttctatccactttatctctatctctctctctctctctcttctctacatatacaacttatgtatattcatatgtcatagccatcgctagaaccagaaacgaattggaaaaaagtcgtttcccttccttccaatttccactcacagcacagtgtatataacgcctacaagttatgcaaccaaagcgtgctgtgccgcttgaccttattcacctcattcaccacacaatctatcaccttacgaacactataaataatcccctatccatggatcgcatcaccgacccaacggtgactcccagatctcccattctttccgtctaacaaaataccccagtccgtgctggatgtggggatgcagaggtgatctcggtctttagta contains:
- the LOC109424634 gene encoding zinc metalloproteinase nas-13; the encoded protein is MGKKLAFLLWFVPLLLAGVTEGAPLDVEVQPADVAAEEAGGHFQGDIILDSNQEEILSTGRSALIGASYRWPSQIVYYYITPGHFTTSQQNSIIAALDELMANSCVKFVARTTQTDYVRVTGEYSGCWSYLGHVGGAQQLNLQPNGCMSKGTIMHEFLHALGFVHMQSSSDRDFYVKINWGAIQGGKESNFYRYDSTVINDLGVPYDYNSVMHYRADAFTSNGDATIIPIESGVTIGQRVGLSYKDIKRLNLLYPTCNN